From Xenopus tropicalis strain Nigerian chromosome 3, UCB_Xtro_10.0, whole genome shotgun sequence, the proteins below share one genomic window:
- the tipin gene encoding TIMELESS-interacting protein: MMDPIENGLFDLPDYEDTEDENFPPLPPPHSPGAGDDEAEDVANGDDWTENAGQTQREEAPKPARRVVKRPQPKLDGQRLASKRGLPALRHLFEGVKFKGKGHEAEDVKLLLRQMENWAHRLFPKLQFEDFLNRLESMGNKKEVQTCLKKIRMDLPIVHEDFLSEEVVVQTEDHDTDMPSEDFSFPEELHVPSQSQPVKVDLSEETLQRIERNRRLALERRMEKMQAQAESQALSQTTLGKSDPDEIPDDFDAEMLDATESMVLAPTEQQSPHPVDTDLSLGLNSQDLPVQEVKQSPAPCPEPLGDGLSEQALSLGDSDLPSTSDPSSPRMPLTEQLPSSSGPDPNSSPSATPQSEASAYANTNDEEH, translated from the exons ATGATGGATCCTATAGAAAATGGACTCTTTGACCTGCCAGATTACGAGGACACAGAAGATGAAAATTTTCCACCATTGCCTCCCCCACACTCGCCAGGAGCTGGTGATGATGAAGCAGAAGATGTAGCAAATGGAG ATGACTGGACAGAGAATGCtggacagacacagagagaggaAGCCCCCAAACCTGCCAGACGGGTAGTAAAAAGACCGCAACCTAAGCTGGATGGACAGAG GCTTGCCTCAAAGCGTGGATTGCCAGCGCTGCGGCATTTGTTTGAAGGTGTTAAATTTAAAGGGAAAGGCCATGAG GCAGAAGACGTAAAGCTCCTGCTCAGACAGATGGAGAACTGGGCGCACCGACTGTTCCCCAAGCTACAGTTCGAAGACTTTCTAAACCGGCTTGAATCGATGGGAAACAAAAAAGAAGTGCag ACTTGTTTAAAGAAGATCCGGATGGACCTTCCCATTGTACATGAGGATTTTCTTAGTGAAGAAG TTGTAGTTCAGACGGAGGATCATGACACAGACATGCCCTCTGAAGACTTCTCTTTTCCTGAGGAGCTCCATGTTCCTTCACAGTCCCAGCCTGTAAAGGTGGATCTGAGTGAGGAGACTCTGCAGAGGATTGAGAGGAATCGGCGCTTGGCTTTGGAGAGGAGGATGGAAAAGATGCAAGCCCAAGCAGAGAGTCAGG CTTTGTCTCAGACAACTCTGGGCAAGTCTGATCCTGATGAAATTCCAGATGATTTTGATGCAGAAATGCTAGATGCTACTGAGAGCATGGTGCTTGCCCCCACAGAACAGCAGTCTCCACATCCTGTTGATACAGACTTGTCCCTTGGACTAAAcagtcaggacctgcctgtgcaAGAGGTCAAGCAGTCCCCTGCACCATGTCCTGAACCACTGGGTGATGGCCTCTCAGAGCAGGCACTCAGTCTTGGTGATTCTGATCTCCCATCAACCTCAGACCCTAGCTCACCAAGAATGCCTCTTACAGAACAATTGCCTAGTTCTTCAGGTCCTGATCCAAATTCTTCACCAAGTGCCACACCTCAGAGTGAAGCCTCTGCTTATGCAAACACTAATGATGAAGAGCACTGA
- the map2k1 gene encoding dual specificity mitogen-activated protein kinase kinase 1, with translation MPKKKPTPIQLNPNPEGTAVNGTPTAETNLEALQKKLEELELDEQQRKRLEAFLTQKQKVGELKDDDFEKVSELGAGNGGVVFKVSHKPTSLIMARKLIHLEIKPAIRNQIIRELQVLHECNSPYIVGFYGAFYSDGEISICMEHMDGGSLDQVLKKAGKIPEKILGKVSIAVIKGLTYLREKHKIMHRDVKPSNILVNSRGEIKLCDFGVSGQLIDSMANSFVGTRSYMSPERLQGTHYSVQSDIWSMGLSLVEMAIGRYPIPPPDAKELELIFGCSVEGDPASSELAPRPRPPGRPISSYGPDSRPPMAIFELLDYIVNEPPPKLPSGVFGAEFQDFVNKCLVKNPAERADLKQLMVHSFIKQSELEEVDFAGWLCSTMGLKQPSTPTHAAGV, from the exons ATGCCTAAGAAGAAGCCTACGCCCATACAGCTGAACCCCAACCCTGAGGGGACTGCTGTGAACGGAACCCCTACAGCCGA GACAAACCTTGAAGCTCTGCAGAAAAAGTTGGAAGAGCTGGAGCTGGATGAGCAGCAGAGGAAGCGTCTAGAGGCCTTTCTCACCCAGAAGCAGAAAgttggggagctgaaggatgatGACTTTGAGAAAGTGTCGGAGCTTGGAGCAGGCAATGGAGGAGTGGTGTTTAAGGTGTCCCACAAGCCGACTAGCTTGATTATGGCCAGGAAG TTAATTCATCTGGAGATAAAGCCTGCAATCAGAAATCAGATTATCCGAGAGTTGCAGGTTCTGCATGAATGTAACTCCCCATACATTGTGGGGTTCTATGGGGCCTTCTACAGTGACGGAGAGATCAGCATTTGTATGGAACACATG GATGGAGGCTCCCTTGATCAGGTTTTGAAGAAAGCTGGCAAAATCCCTGAGAAAATTTTGGGAAAAGTCAGCATTGCA GTGATAAAAGGTCTAACCTACCTGAGAGAGAAGCATAAGATAATGCACAGAG aTGTGAAACCTTCTAACATCCTAGTCAACTCTAGGGGAGAGATAAAACTCTGCGACTTTGGAGTCAGCGGGCAGCTAATAGACTCCATGGCAAATTCCTTTGTTGGGACAAGATCCTATATGTCA CCGGAGCGGCTACAGGGCACTCATTATTCTGTGCAATCTGACATCTGGAGCATGGGGCTGTCACTTGTGGAAATGGCCATAGGAAGGTATCCCATTCCACCACCTGATGCCAAAGAACTGGAACTTATCTTTGGGTGTTCTGTAGAAGGGGACCCGGCATCTTCTGAACTGGCGCCTCGCCCCCGGCCACCTGGACGTCCAATCAGTT CTTATGGTCCTGATAGTCGACCACCAATGGCCATTTTTGAGCTTCTGGATTATATAGTGAACGAG CCACCTCCAAAATTGCCCAGTGGAGTATTTGGAGCTGAGTTCCAGGACTTTGTGAATAAATG TCTTGTGAAGAATCCAGCAGAGAGAGCAGATCTTAAACAGCTAATG GTTCACAGCTTCATTAAGCAGTCAGAGTTGGAGGAGGTGGATTTTGCTGGATGGCTTTGTTCCACTATGGGTCTTAAACAGCCCAGTACCCCAACCCATGCCGCTGGAGTGTGA